The genomic segment AAATTTCTTGAACAGTTTCTTCCATCAGTATTGGCTTCTGCTTATTCTAATTTTGAAGTGGTAGTGGCTGATAATGGCTCTACAGATGATTCAGTTTTATTTCTTGAAAACAGTTATCCGCAAATCAGGATAATTCGCCTGGAAAAAAACTTTGGTTTTGCTAAAGGCTATAACGAAGCATTGAAACAAGTAGAATCTGATTATTATTTTATCCTCAACTCGGATGTTGAACTGTTGCCGGGTTCCTTAAAACCTTTAGTTGATCTATTGGAAAGTGATAAAACAATTGCTGCTTGTCAGCCAAAGCTGCTTACATGGAGTAATAAGAAATTGTTTGAATATGCCGGCGGGGCAGGGGGATGGCTGGATAAATACGGTTACCCTTTTGCAAAGGGAAGGATCTTTGATGTGTTTGAGGAAGACAATGGCCAATATGATAAAAGCGAACCTATCTTCTGGGCAAGCGGCGCAGCGTTATTTATCCGAGCAAATGTTTTTCATGAAGTAAAAGGGTTTGATGATTTCTTTTTTGCTCACCAGGAAGAAATTGATCTGTGCTGGCGCATACAACTGGCCGGGCATAAAATTTATTCTTGTCCATCATCTGTAGTGTATCATGTC from the Bacteroidota bacterium genome contains:
- a CDS encoding glycosyltransferase family 2 protein translates to MNSLFLKTKPLQLNQSPKVSVVILNWNGRKFLEQFLPSVLASAYSNFEVVVADNGSTDDSVLFLENSYPQIRIIRLEKNFGFAKGYNEALKQVESDYYFILNSDVELLPGSLKPLVDLLESDKTIAACQPKLLTWSNKKLFEYAGGAGGWLDKYGYPFAKGRIFDVFEEDNGQYDKSEPIFWASGAALFIRANVFHEVKGFDDFFFAHQEEIDLCWRIQLAGHKIYSCPSSVVYHVGGGTLPKGNSLKVFLNFRNNLIMLSKNLPFWRALFVIGLRFALDDISALKGLLSGDAGYFRSIIKAHFAFIRWWLFLRKKNRHGFTKHTNLSGYYQGNVVWAHFVKKKKYFSEIVGK